The Planktothrix tepida PCC 9214 genome has a segment encoding these proteins:
- the urtD gene encoding urea ABC transporter ATP-binding protein UrtD, producing the protein MTAKILEINDVTVSFDGFKALNHLTFSMDVGELRVIIGPNGAGKTTFLDVITGKVQPTEGQVIFKGRNLRKMPEYQIACFGIGRKFQTPRIYLNLTVRHNLDLACNRNKNVFPTLFQRTTGGEIRTVAGLLETVGLIAKADFPAALLSHGEKQRLEIGMLVAQSPDLLLVDEPVAGLTDEETENVGNLLLALAESHSIIVIEHDMEFVRQIARTVTVLHQGSVLCQGDMDEVQNDPRVIEVYLGKQEEE; encoded by the coding sequence ATGACTGCTAAAATTTTAGAGATTAACGATGTCACCGTCAGTTTTGATGGATTTAAAGCTCTCAATCATCTAACTTTTAGTATGGATGTGGGGGAATTACGAGTAATTATTGGCCCCAATGGAGCTGGAAAAACGACGTTTTTAGATGTGATTACGGGCAAAGTTCAACCCACCGAAGGACAGGTAATTTTTAAAGGGCGTAATCTTAGAAAAATGCCCGAATATCAAATTGCTTGTTTTGGCATCGGGCGAAAATTCCAAACCCCTAGAATTTATCTGAATTTAACGGTTAGACATAATTTAGATTTAGCGTGTAACCGCAATAAAAATGTATTTCCTACCTTATTTCAACGCACAACTGGGGGAGAAATTAGAACCGTTGCGGGACTGTTAGAAACCGTTGGATTAATTGCTAAAGCTGATTTTCCCGCCGCCTTATTATCTCATGGGGAAAAACAACGGTTAGAAATCGGAATGTTAGTGGCACAATCTCCTGATTTATTATTAGTTGATGAACCGGTAGCGGGTCTGACCGATGAAGAAACGGAAAATGTCGGCAATTTGTTATTAGCGTTAGCCGAAAGTCACTCTATTATTGTGATAGAACATGATATGGAATTTGTCCGACAAATTGCTCGAACAGTAACGGTTTTGCATCAAGGTTCGGTATTGTGTCAAGGGGATATGGATGAAGTTCAAAATGACCCCCGTGTGATTGAAGTTTATTTAGGAAAACAAGAGGAAGAATAA
- a CDS encoding adenylate/guanylate cyclase domain-containing protein has product MASLSRLFGSNQNAPKLSLRIVFVVPFLLQIFASVGLTGWLSFRNGSIAVNDLATQLRIELSNRIQQELHTYLETPHIVNQINVDTLKMGLINLNNTSQMERYLWNQLQQFQTASYIGVGLQNGYYIGANRNDDGTIEFDIVDQRTSGKFEKWLTNNQGDRSQLLSVRENYDPRVRPWYKAGVKAGKPVWSEIYAYFGSRVLVISANQPIYNQKKQLLGVASTDLTLERISQFLNSLKIGKTGQTFVMEKNGYLVATSTLEETFIVNAKKEETERIKAVKSSNPLTQATSRYLVEHFGNLDQIQQSTQLTFEINGKQQYLQVTPLSDKRGINWLIVVVVPESDFMAEIHANTQTTILLCLVALFVATLCGIYTARWISTPILRLSQASQAIASGELDQTIPVESIQELGILAHSFNTMTQQLKASFHELEKTNAELEQRVEERTADLRLEKERSEQLLLNILPEAIAEQLKQDTKAIASAIEEVTILFADIVGFTPLSSKVPPIELVGVLNEMFSIFDNLAEQNGLEKIKTIGDAYMVVGGLPLPKPNHAEAIANMALGMQAAMSQFQAPLERFNIGSQFQIRIGINTGSVVAGVIGIKKFIYDLWGDAVNIASRMESSGEPGRIQVTEATYERIKDQYNFEKRGKISIKGKGEMTTYWLVGKK; this is encoded by the coding sequence ATGGCATCTCTATCTCGTCTATTTGGATCAAATCAAAACGCACCTAAACTATCCCTGCGGATTGTTTTTGTCGTTCCTTTCCTGTTACAAATTTTTGCCTCGGTCGGATTAACCGGATGGTTATCCTTTCGCAATGGTTCCATCGCCGTTAATGATTTAGCAACTCAATTAAGAATTGAATTAAGTAATCGTATTCAACAGGAACTTCACACCTATTTAGAAACTCCCCATATTGTTAATCAAATTAATGTTGATACCTTAAAAATGGGATTAATTAACCTCAATAATACGTCCCAGATGGAACGGTATCTTTGGAATCAGTTACAACAATTTCAAACCGCAAGTTATATTGGTGTTGGATTGCAAAATGGCTATTATATTGGGGCAAATCGTAACGATGATGGCACAATCGAATTTGATATTGTTGATCAAAGAACATCAGGAAAATTTGAAAAATGGTTAACCAATAATCAAGGCGATCGCAGTCAATTATTAAGTGTTCGAGAGAATTACGATCCGAGAGTTCGTCCTTGGTATAAAGCGGGGGTGAAAGCTGGAAAACCCGTTTGGAGTGAAATTTATGCCTATTTTGGTTCCAGAGTTCTCGTGATTTCAGCTAACCAACCCATTTATAATCAAAAAAAACAGCTATTAGGGGTAGCGAGTACCGATTTAACATTAGAACGCATTAGTCAGTTTCTCAATAGTTTAAAAATTGGCAAAACCGGACAAACCTTTGTTATGGAAAAAAACGGCTATTTAGTCGCGACATCCACTTTAGAAGAAACCTTTATTGTTAATGCTAAAAAAGAGGAAACAGAACGGATCAAAGCCGTTAAAAGTAGTAATCCTTTAACCCAAGCCACCTCTCGTTATTTAGTAGAACATTTTGGTAATTTAGATCAGATTCAACAGTCAACTCAACTTACTTTTGAGATCAATGGTAAACAACAATATTTACAAGTCACTCCTTTATCTGATAAACGGGGAATTAATTGGTTAATTGTGGTTGTTGTTCCTGAATCGGATTTTATGGCAGAAATTCATGCGAATACTCAAACCACGATTTTATTATGTTTAGTGGCGTTATTTGTAGCCACCTTATGTGGAATTTATACCGCCCGTTGGATTAGTACCCCGATTTTACGCCTCAGTCAAGCCAGTCAAGCGATCGCTAGTGGAGAACTCGATCAAACCATTCCCGTAGAATCCATTCAAGAATTAGGAATTTTAGCCCATTCTTTTAATACAATGACGCAACAGTTAAAAGCGTCTTTTCATGAATTAGAAAAAACGAATGCAGAACTCGAACAACGAGTTGAAGAACGTACCGCAGATTTAAGGTTAGAAAAAGAACGTTCAGAACAATTATTATTAAATATTTTACCCGAAGCCATTGCTGAACAACTCAAACAAGATACAAAAGCGATCGCATCTGCGATTGAAGAAGTGACGATATTATTTGCTGATATTGTCGGATTTACGCCACTTTCTTCTAAAGTTCCTCCCATAGAATTAGTCGGTGTTCTCAATGAAATGTTTTCCATTTTTGATAATTTAGCCGAACAGAATGGATTAGAAAAAATTAAAACCATTGGGGATGCTTATATGGTGGTCGGTGGTTTACCCTTACCCAAACCCAATCACGCAGAAGCGATCGCAAATATGGCGTTAGGAATGCAAGCTGCTATGTCTCAATTTCAAGCGCCTTTAGAACGATTTAATATCGGATCTCAATTTCAAATTAGAATCGGAATTAATACGGGTTCTGTCGTCGCAGGTGTGATTGGAATTAAAAAGTTTATTTATGATTTATGGGGAGATGCGGTTAATATTGCTTCTCGGATGGAATCTTCCGGGGAACCGGGACGTATTCAAGTCACAGAAGCCACTTATGAACGAATTAAAGATCAATATAATTTTGAAAAACGGGGTAAAATTTCAATTAAAGGGAAAGGAGAAATGACCACTTATTGGTTAGTGGGTAAAAAATAA
- the plsY gene encoding glycerol-3-phosphate 1-O-acyltransferase PlsY translates to MIEWLLINTGLLVTAYFLGSMPTGYAIGRWFYGVDILAEGSGSTGATNILRTLGKLPALLVLLIDILKGTLAVVLVFWVYSLSLTSELAQTAGIQNLDQLQYWIAILAGLIVIIGHTKSIWIGWRGGKSVASSLGILFALDWKLALATLGIFALVLAISRIVSLSSIAGAIGIGILMIVTGEPLPYQIFAIAGGVYVIWRHRSNIDRILKGTEPKVGEKLTSQVQS, encoded by the coding sequence ATGATTGAATGGTTATTAATTAATACAGGATTATTAGTAACAGCCTATTTCCTGGGTTCTATGCCAACGGGATATGCAATTGGACGTTGGTTTTATGGAGTTGATATTCTGGCTGAGGGTTCCGGTTCTACAGGGGCTACCAATATCCTCAGAACCTTGGGAAAACTCCCAGCATTGTTAGTGTTACTGATTGATATTTTAAAAGGAACATTAGCAGTTGTTCTGGTGTTTTGGGTTTATTCCCTTTCCTTAACCTCTGAACTCGCTCAAACGGCGGGAATTCAAAATCTGGATCAATTGCAATATTGGATAGCAATTTTGGCGGGATTAATTGTTATTATTGGTCATACAAAATCCATTTGGATTGGATGGAGAGGAGGAAAATCTGTTGCTTCTAGCTTGGGGATTTTATTCGCCTTAGATTGGAAATTAGCTTTAGCCACATTAGGAATTTTTGCCTTAGTTTTAGCGATTTCTCGAATTGTTTCCTTGAGTTCGATAGCAGGTGCAATTGGGATTGGAATTTTAATGATTGTTACAGGAGAACCTTTACCTTATCAAATATTTGCGATCGCTGGGGGAGTTTATGTCATCTGGCGACATCGCAGTAATATTGATCGGATTCTCAAAGGAACAGAACCCAAAGTTGGCGAAAAATTAACATCCCAAGTTCAATCATAA
- a CDS encoding DUF3086 domain-containing protein, with translation MSEPIEEVTTQLGQRVSTLQRQEQELQQKIAQLQATNAKMQQEQLALTQSMGKLISSALEQLEQRKQTLQIEVEKLERRRDRIQKEMRTSFAGVSQELAIRVQGFKDYLVGSLQDLVATTEQLELLPETPPQPPLREIAPPPQAPQPSRIENGDNSQSTLIPQFSEQGFQEQTKRIRQLLDQYRNSPDYYGAPWQLRRTFEPIHAKRVSNWFFTQGGRGALRTMGSRLQNILIASATISVLRNLYGNRLRTLVLANTPERLGEWRRGLQDCLGIDRRDFGPEQGIVLFEEPEVLSQKAERLVKEGRLPLIIIDDMEDKISLSLLQFPLWLAFAPDPQTLQQQPIERF, from the coding sequence ATGTCCGAACCCATAGAAGAAGTAACCACTCAGTTAGGTCAACGGGTAAGTACGTTACAGCGTCAAGAACAAGAACTTCAGCAAAAAATTGCTCAATTACAGGCGACTAACGCCAAAATGCAGCAAGAACAATTGGCCTTAACTCAGTCGATGGGGAAATTAATCTCCTCAGCGTTAGAGCAGTTAGAACAACGTAAACAAACCTTACAAATTGAAGTTGAAAAACTAGAACGTCGCCGCGATCGCATTCAAAAAGAAATGCGGACTTCCTTCGCCGGAGTTTCCCAAGAACTCGCCATCCGTGTGCAAGGATTTAAAGATTATTTAGTTGGAAGTTTACAAGATTTAGTCGCCACGACTGAACAATTAGAACTTTTACCTGAAACTCCTCCCCAACCGCCCCTGCGAGAAATTGCTCCCCCCCCTCAAGCACCTCAACCGTCCCGGATAGAGAATGGAGACAACTCCCAAAGTACCCTTATTCCCCAATTTTCTGAACAGGGATTTCAGGAACAAACCAAGAGAATTCGCCAACTCCTCGATCAATATCGCAATTCTCCCGATTATTACGGTGCTCCTTGGCAATTGCGGCGTACCTTTGAACCCATCCACGCCAAACGGGTCTCTAATTGGTTCTTTACCCAAGGAGGACGGGGTGCGTTACGGACGATGGGGAGTCGTTTACAAAATATTTTGATTGCTTCTGCGACGATTTCCGTTCTCAGAAATCTCTATGGAAACCGTTTAAGAACCTTGGTTTTAGCCAATACTCCTGAACGTTTAGGAGAATGGCGACGGGGATTACAAGATTGTTTAGGAATTGATCGCCGAGATTTTGGGCCAGAACAGGGAATTGTATTATTTGAAGAGCCAGAAGTCTTATCTCAAAAAGCCGAACGTCTAGTCAAAGAAGGACGATTACCCTTGATTATTATTGATGATATGGAAGACAAAATTAGTCTATCTTTACTTCAATTTCCCCTGTGGTTAGCCTTCGCTCCCGATCCCCAAACCCTACAACAACAACCCATTGAAAGATTTTAA
- a CDS encoding ABC transporter permease, whose protein sequence is MSIVALFGAIETGLLYALIGLGVYLSFRVLEFPDLTVDGSFPLGGAVVATLILQGVNPAIATFIACLAGALAGLVTAWLNVQLKILHLLASILTMISLYSINLRIMGKPNIALLGQPTILTPLQPLFNSIPQWLVIPIILLAIVIIIKILLDQFLNSEIGLAMRATGANPLMAKAQGITTERMILLGMAISNGLVALGGALFAQIYGFADVTMGVGTIVFGLAAVIIGETFIAPTTVMKATLGAILGSVVYRIAVALALNADFLGFQAQDLNLVTAILVALALVLPQSRSRLGTFLKR, encoded by the coding sequence ATGAGTATTGTGGCATTATTTGGGGCAATTGAAACGGGATTACTCTATGCCTTAATTGGTTTAGGGGTGTATTTGTCCTTTCGAGTCTTAGAATTTCCTGATTTAACCGTTGATGGCAGTTTCCCCTTGGGGGGTGCGGTGGTGGCAACTTTAATCCTTCAGGGGGTAAATCCAGCGATCGCAACCTTCATCGCCTGTCTAGCAGGTGCGTTAGCCGGGTTAGTTACCGCTTGGTTAAATGTTCAGTTAAAAATTCTGCATTTATTAGCCAGTATTTTAACGATGATTTCCCTCTATTCAATTAACTTAAGAATTATGGGAAAACCAAATATTGCGTTATTAGGACAACCAACAATTTTAACCCCGTTACAACCTCTGTTTAACTCAATCCCTCAATGGCTTGTGATTCCGATAATTTTATTGGCAATTGTCATTATAATTAAAATCCTATTAGATCAATTTCTCAATTCAGAAATTGGGTTAGCTATGCGGGCAACGGGTGCTAATCCCTTGATGGCAAAAGCCCAAGGAATTACAACGGAAAGGATGATATTATTAGGAATGGCAATCAGTAATGGTTTAGTAGCATTAGGAGGGGCATTATTTGCTCAAATTTATGGATTTGCCGATGTCACAATGGGGGTAGGAACGATTGTTTTTGGATTAGCTGCGGTGATTATTGGAGAAACATTTATTGCGCCGACAACGGTTATGAAAGCCACATTAGGAGCAATATTAGGATCAGTCGTTTATCGAATAGCCGTTGCTTTAGCCTTAAATGCAGATTTTTTAGGATTTCAAGCCCAAGATTTGAATTTAGTTACCGCAATATTAGTGGCATTAGCTTTAGTTTTACCTCAATCTCGCAGTCGTTTAGGAACCTTTTTAAAACGGTAA
- a CDS encoding IS5/IS1182 family transposase has product MSKLRDYLDKNPQQAKRLLGMEYEQMIELIQAAELLEEEKRQEKEKTKIRLIKAGGGRRQKLSVEEQILLTLIYLHQMPTFQMLGLQFEVSESTANDIFHNWIKILRELLPASLLEQVKKNESDWEWVEKILVEFELVVDSYEQPRERPTDNEEQKKYYSGKKKTHTFKNQVIVMPNGKEIVDVAVGYTGATSDLKLWRERSQELGNNQKYRGDKAYVGETAINTPYKKPRNQEMSAEKREENRLKAQQRIVVEHLIRLIKIYRVASERFRLKRQNYEAVILTVCGLIRWRIGAIVLPSKNCPEFF; this is encoded by the coding sequence ATGAGTAAATTAAGAGACTATCTGGACAAGAATCCCCAGCAAGCAAAAAGGCTATTAGGGATGGAATATGAACAGATGATAGAACTCATTCAAGCTGCGGAGTTATTAGAAGAAGAAAAACGACAGGAAAAAGAAAAAACTAAAATCAGGTTGATTAAAGCAGGTGGGGGTCGTCGGCAGAAATTATCTGTGGAGGAACAAATCTTACTGACTCTAATTTATCTGCATCAAATGCCGACATTTCAAATGTTAGGGTTACAGTTTGAAGTCAGTGAATCAACAGCGAATGATATTTTCCATAACTGGATAAAAATCTTGAGAGAATTACTACCAGCGAGTTTGCTAGAGCAAGTAAAAAAAAACGAGAGTGATTGGGAGTGGGTAGAAAAAATTCTGGTGGAATTTGAGTTAGTAGTAGATAGCTATGAACAGCCCAGGGAAAGACCAACAGACAATGAAGAGCAGAAAAAATATTACTCAGGAAAGAAAAAGACACATACCTTTAAAAATCAAGTCATTGTCATGCCAAATGGAAAAGAAATAGTGGATGTAGCTGTGGGTTATACCGGAGCAACAAGTGATCTGAAATTGTGGAGAGAAAGAAGCCAGGAATTGGGGAATAATCAAAAATACAGAGGGGATAAAGCTTATGTAGGAGAAACAGCAATTAATACACCGTATAAGAAACCGAGGAATCAAGAGATGTCGGCGGAAAAGCGAGAAGAAAATCGGTTAAAAGCCCAACAAAGGATTGTAGTTGAACATTTAATAAGACTGATAAAAATTTATCGAGTTGCTTCAGAAAGATTTCGGTTAAAGAGGCAAAATTATGAAGCAGTAATCTTGACAGTATGTGGATTAATAAGATGGCGAATAGGAGCGATTGTATTACCATCTAAGAATTGCCCAGAATTCTTTTGA
- a CDS encoding dynamin family protein, with protein sequence MRNNLNIESKLNNTRNLLQELGNSVSNLVNSSPDVFNDPGIQSSLQDFLRVYQEAVQRLKNPSFRIATLGTTSSGKSTIVNALIGRKIAPIEAGEMSGGVLTIQHSQEQKLIIEKTEDAVWDTGEWTGLNDEDLYQRISVVMHSYHDARKKREYVAPQITAQVSILPACNSSLLGLPDGIGVELIDLPGLKSVQDRTNSATIQGQVNKAFSLVALDYMQVDDDHTKRLLEELKKVVEFLQGRTDSMIFILNRVDNRGADDLPLPVRIDKLREEIKEVLSLPELPDVLPFNARLLYYAQCAWGSGSLHEPSTVDQATRAKFLKALFEDCFNRILQ encoded by the coding sequence ATGCGGAATAACCTCAATATTGAATCTAAGTTAAACAACACCCGCAACCTTTTACAAGAATTAGGTAACTCAGTTTCTAACTTAGTCAACTCGTCCCCAGATGTTTTTAATGATCCAGGGATTCAATCTTCCTTACAAGATTTTTTAAGGGTTTATCAAGAAGCTGTCCAACGGCTAAAAAATCCTAGTTTTCGGATTGCGACTCTGGGTACAACTTCCTCTGGAAAATCAACGATTGTTAACGCGCTGATTGGTCGAAAAATTGCACCGATTGAAGCTGGAGAAATGAGTGGGGGTGTATTAACAATCCAACATTCTCAGGAACAAAAATTAATCATTGAAAAAACAGAGGATGCGGTTTGGGATACGGGTGAATGGACAGGATTAAATGATGAGGATTTATATCAGCGAATTAGCGTTGTTATGCACTCCTATCATGATGCTCGTAAAAAACGAGAGTATGTTGCACCCCAAATCACTGCTCAGGTTTCTATTTTACCAGCTTGCAATAGTTCCTTACTAGGTTTACCCGACGGAATAGGAGTTGAATTAATTGATTTACCTGGATTAAAATCAGTTCAAGATCGGACTAATTCAGCAACGATTCAAGGGCAAGTTAATAAAGCTTTTAGTTTAGTGGCTTTGGACTATATGCAGGTAGATGATGATCACACAAAACGCCTTTTGGAAGAGTTAAAAAAAGTTGTCGAATTTCTACAGGGACGCACAGATTCGATGATTTTTATCTTAAATCGGGTCGATAATCGAGGAGCGGATGATTTACCTCTGCCAGTGCGGATTGATAAGTTAAGAGAGGAAATTAAAGAGGTTTTATCACTGCCAGAACTTCCTGATGTCCTACCCTTTAATGCTCGTCTTTTATATTATGCTCAATGTGCTTGGGGTTCAGGATCTCTTCACGAACCATCAACAGTTGATCAAGCGACACGAGCAAAATTCCTAAAAGCACTTTTTGAAGACTGTTTTAATCGAATTCTTCAGTAG
- a CDS encoding pentapeptide repeat-containing protein, with amino-acid sequence MANPEHLALLQWGIQRWQVWRLNHPDIQPDLCEANLMGADLNGINLADADLSKANLIATDLRYANLIKADLTLAQLRRANLSEAVLFQADLSQANLNMATLNDAELIETHFYQTDFNNAKLINVHFNGAYLYRANLSEADLTQADLRFANLNKANLYQADLTGANLRGTTLIQANLQNANLSYANLRGTNLYKANLQGANLTGVNLQFANLNGAILS; translated from the coding sequence ATGGCAAATCCAGAACATTTAGCATTATTACAGTGGGGAATTCAACGTTGGCAAGTTTGGCGGTTAAATCATCCTGATATTCAGCCGGACTTATGCGAAGCAAACTTAATGGGGGCTGATTTAAACGGAATTAATTTAGCAGATGCTGATTTAAGTAAAGCCAATTTAATTGCAACGGATTTACGTTATGCAAATCTAATAAAAGCAGATTTAACTTTAGCTCAACTGCGACGGGCAAACCTCAGTGAAGCGGTATTGTTTCAAGCTGATTTAAGTCAAGCCAATCTAAATATGGCAACTTTAAATGATGCAGAATTGATTGAAACTCACTTTTATCAAACAGATTTTAATAATGCAAAATTAATTAATGTTCATTTTAATGGAGCTTATTTATATCGGGCAAATTTAAGTGAAGCCGATTTAACTCAAGCTGATTTGAGATTTGCTAATCTTAATAAAGCTAATCTTTATCAAGCGGATTTAACGGGTGCAAATTTAAGGGGGACAACGTTAATTCAAGCCAATTTACAAAATGCTAATTTGTCCTACGCAAATTTAAGAGGAACAAACCTCTATAAAGCCAATTTACAAGGGGCAAATTTAACCGGGGTTAATTTACAATTTGCTAATTTAAACGGTGCTATTCTTTCCTAA
- a CDS encoding WecB/TagA/CpsF family glycosyltransferase — protein MSQTILPYDSSLNRFPVLGLPVHLIDNYSNWLLKRWQQGLGTHVITLNAEMAIQAEKNRQLAEIIHSAELVIPDGAGVVLYLQYKGKKIQRCPGIELAETLIKNIGKLDNSELVFFYGGKPGIAQQAADNIQQKFPSLGISSYHGYLSASEEEDLKITLKDLQPRLILVGLGVPRQEYWISQNRHLCPNSIWIGVGGSFDIWSGIKQRAPEFFCKYHLEWLYRLYQEPWRWRRMLALPEFAIKVLLKGTEN, from the coding sequence ATGAGTCAAACGATTTTACCTTATGATTCTAGTCTAAACCGTTTTCCGGTTTTAGGTTTACCCGTTCATTTGATTGATAATTATAGTAACTGGTTATTAAAACGTTGGCAACAAGGGTTAGGAACTCATGTGATTACCCTGAATGCAGAAATGGCGATACAGGCGGAAAAAAATAGGCAATTAGCAGAAATTATTCATTCAGCCGAGTTAGTCATTCCCGATGGTGCGGGAGTGGTGCTTTATTTACAATATAAAGGTAAAAAAATCCAACGGTGTCCTGGGATTGAATTAGCCGAAACCTTAATCAAAAATATTGGTAAATTAGACAATTCTGAATTAGTCTTTTTCTATGGCGGAAAACCGGGAATTGCTCAACAGGCGGCTGATAATATCCAACAAAAATTTCCGAGTCTGGGAATTTCGAGTTATCATGGCTATCTGTCTGCTTCAGAAGAAGAAGATTTAAAAATAACGTTAAAAGATTTACAACCTCGATTAATATTAGTAGGTTTAGGGGTTCCTCGTCAGGAATATTGGATTAGTCAAAATCGTCATCTTTGTCCGAATTCGATTTGGATAGGTGTGGGAGGAAGTTTTGATATTTGGTCAGGAATTAAACAACGAGCACCGGAATTTTTTTGTAAATATCATTTAGAATGGTTATATCGATTATATCAAGAACCTTGGCGTTGGCGACGGATGTTAGCGTTACCAGAGTTTGCGATTAAAGTGTTATTAAAGGGAACCGAGAATTAG
- a CDS encoding S8 family serine peptidase encodes MTTQSKISPAFEPFLGHSQPNARKDAIVIYRGLVSPGSMPQPGTAAYFETLKQQEQTNQSIANKIINDYQSATRQSFYAEPVGRGSLPIAQIEVTRQSLPVLAEHPDVVAILPNQRIHLIEPKEVDYSGLQKQELEDKLTWGLKRLEIPKVWETTQGQNVTVAVLDSGVHGDHPALQGRVKDFIVIDPLGRRITASPSFDGGQHGTHVCGTIAGGKTEEGLSIGVAPQANLIVAGVLVGEATLLTLVEGISWAVEKGAKIINMSLGLSYYEPLFPQVFDILVNQYGILPVVAIGNENHGNTSSPGNAYNAFSVGAVEQIDKDNVGITFFSSGASLVFPADAPNAWVTKPDISAPGAQVYSCIPPVKMDNGVFQYTYMDGTSMATPHIAGIAALLMSAYPEAPLSKIIDVLKKTAYHPGGEEQRPDNRWGWGMVRPLEALKALK; translated from the coding sequence ATGACAACTCAATCTAAAATTTCTCCCGCTTTTGAACCCTTTTTAGGCCACAGTCAACCCAACGCCCGAAAAGATGCCATCGTTATTTATAGAGGTTTAGTTTCTCCAGGGTCAATGCCACAACCAGGAACTGCTGCTTATTTTGAAACCTTAAAACAACAAGAACAAACCAATCAATCCATTGCTAATAAAATTATTAATGATTATCAAAGTGCCACTCGTCAATCCTTTTATGCAGAACCTGTTGGTCGCGGAAGTTTACCCATTGCCCAAATTGAAGTAACCCGTCAAAGCTTACCTGTTTTAGCAGAACATCCTGATGTTGTAGCCATTCTTCCTAACCAAAGAATTCATTTAATTGAACCTAAAGAAGTTGATTATTCTGGCTTACAAAAACAAGAATTAGAAGATAAACTAACCTGGGGATTAAAACGGTTAGAAATTCCCAAAGTTTGGGAAACAACCCAAGGACAAAATGTTACCGTTGCGGTGTTAGATTCAGGGGTACATGGAGACCATCCTGCTTTACAAGGACGGGTGAAAGATTTTATTGTTATTGACCCGTTAGGACGTCGAATTACTGCTTCCCCCAGCTTTGATGGTGGACAACATGGAACCCACGTTTGTGGCACAATTGCAGGAGGGAAAACCGAGGAGGGTTTGTCGATTGGTGTCGCACCTCAAGCAAATTTAATTGTTGCTGGAGTCTTAGTCGGAGAAGCGACTTTATTAACCTTAGTTGAAGGGATATCTTGGGCTGTTGAAAAAGGGGCAAAAATTATTAATATGTCCTTGGGATTGAGTTATTATGAACCCTTATTCCCCCAAGTTTTTGATATTTTAGTGAATCAATACGGAATTTTACCCGTTGTCGCTATTGGAAACGAAAATCATGGAAATACCAGTTCTCCGGGTAATGCTTATAATGCCTTTTCTGTGGGTGCTGTGGAACAAATTGATAAAGATAATGTGGGAATTACATTTTTTAGTAGTGGCGCCAGTTTAGTGTTTCCGGCGGATGCCCCCAACGCCTGGGTGACAAAACCTGATATTTCCGCCCCCGGTGCCCAGGTTTATTCCTGTATTCCTCCGGTGAAAATGGATAACGGCGTTTTTCAATATACCTATATGGACGGGACATCCATGGCTACGCCCCACATCGCCGGAATTGCAGCCTTATTGATGTCAGCTTATCCCGAAGCACCGTTGAGCAAAATTATCGATGTTTTGAAGAAAACCGCCTATCATCCGGGGGGTGAAGAACAACGTCCCGATAACCGATGGGGTTGGGGAATGGTGCGACCGTTAGAAGCGTTGAAGGCGTTGAAATAG